One Paenibacillus crassostreae DNA segment encodes these proteins:
- a CDS encoding S1C family serine protease, whose protein sequence is MDERDNKFGQLDSELDREMAKGKETTDPETGSSYYYSYGPFQSINKDSMMKSEISSYDGGSREDVEVTPPQPLRTLPTVNEFNSSRSDHSGGNSNNSSGGNGNWQFNQKPKSSVKTILVSFLAGMVVISSLMFTADRMNLFTPDTPLAAVAPVESNAVATSNNNSESSNATTTLLPLTNQGDVSTVYKVASPAVVKIATFVKSGSVTQTNPYSSDPFSYFFGDQFGGSSRNNGDGSSTDSQSQTDEDQLVAYGIGSGFIYDEAGYILTNQHVINSADVIQVTLEGNSKPYEAKLLGSSEDLDLAVLKIEGDTSFPILPLGDSDAATVGEEVVAIGNPQGFDHTVTSGVLSAKERSIDIAAEDGSGTNTYKHLLQTDASINSGNSGGPLLNLNGEVIGMNVAVSADAQGIGFAIPTSVIKEVVEQLESNQEIPKEPIPFIGASLITMTDEVANQMGTDLKEGSLVAEVIYKSPAYLADIRPYDIIAGINGTDYVASQDLIDFIQTQEINTEITLNIVRDGKAMDLPVTIGNRNDFETSSNQ, encoded by the coding sequence ATGGATGAACGCGATAATAAATTTGGACAGTTAGACAGTGAGTTGGATCGGGAAATGGCAAAAGGTAAAGAAACTACAGATCCAGAAACAGGTTCTTCATATTATTATTCCTACGGACCATTTCAATCCATAAATAAAGATAGCATGATGAAGAGCGAAATAAGTTCTTATGACGGCGGTTCTAGAGAAGATGTAGAAGTTACGCCTCCGCAGCCGCTGCGTACTTTGCCTACGGTGAACGAATTTAATTCATCACGCTCTGACCATAGTGGCGGGAATAGCAATAATAGTTCTGGTGGAAATGGGAACTGGCAGTTCAATCAAAAACCAAAAAGTTCTGTTAAAACGATATTGGTTTCATTCTTAGCAGGTATGGTTGTGATCTCGTCTTTAATGTTTACAGCGGATCGGATGAACTTATTCACACCGGATACACCATTAGCAGCAGTTGCTCCGGTAGAATCGAATGCGGTAGCAACCTCAAACAATAACTCGGAGTCGTCTAATGCTACAACGACATTGTTACCTTTAACGAATCAAGGAGATGTATCGACAGTATATAAAGTTGCAAGCCCGGCAGTTGTGAAGATTGCAACTTTTGTTAAATCAGGAAGTGTTACACAGACTAATCCATATTCAAGTGATCCATTCTCTTATTTCTTCGGTGACCAATTTGGTGGGAGTAGCAGAAATAATGGGGATGGCTCATCCACAGACTCTCAGTCTCAAACAGATGAAGATCAACTAGTTGCTTATGGTATTGGTTCAGGATTTATTTACGATGAAGCAGGTTATATTCTAACAAATCAACATGTTATCAATAGTGCAGATGTGATACAAGTAACTCTAGAAGGCAATAGCAAGCCATATGAGGCTAAATTGCTAGGATCTAGTGAAGATCTTGACTTAGCTGTGCTGAAGATAGAAGGAGATACGAGCTTCCCTATCCTTCCATTAGGAGATTCGGATGCTGCTACTGTTGGAGAAGAAGTTGTGGCTATCGGTAATCCACAGGGATTTGACCATACGGTTACTTCAGGTGTGCTTAGTGCAAAAGAACGTAGCATTGATATAGCTGCTGAAGATGGAAGTGGTACTAATACGTATAAGCATTTACTTCAAACCGATGCTTCGATTAATTCCGGTAATTCTGGTGGACCGCTTCTAAATCTAAATGGCGAAGTTATTGGTATGAATGTGGCGGTTAGTGCTGATGCTCAAGGAATTGGTTTTGCGATTCCAACGAGTGTTATTAAAGAAGTAGTAGAACAACTTGAGAGTAATCAAGAGATTCCGAAAGAACCCATTCCTTTTATTGGAGCATCTTTAATTACAATGACTGATGAAGTAGCCAATCAAATGGGTACAGATTTAAAAGAAGGATCGTTAGTTGCAGAGGTTATCTATAAATCACCAGCATACCTAGCGGATATTCGTCCATATGATATTATCGCTGGAATCAATGGTACTGATTATGTTGCAAGCCAGGATCTAATCGATTTCATTCAGACACAGGAAATAAACACTGAAATTACACTTAACATTGTTAGGGATGGTAAAGCTATGGATCTCCCAGTTACA